From Helicoverpa zea isolate HzStark_Cry1AcR chromosome 12, ilHelZeax1.1, whole genome shotgun sequence:
tggtcgatcttacaaaaagactgaccaatcagagagagctttcggacagttgacaatttgacaatttctcatcgatagattataatatagcgaaaaataatgcgttaaattgcaatcagatgttacggttcacaataattcgacagtttacaatctctcgagatagactgtaatctaacgatgtttgtaatcttacggtaacatatatatatatataattttaatttactaaccCTAAGGTATAAGCATTACTAACAAGTGAGCCTATGTAgcttcaataaattattattattattatatttaaacgaATCCACAGTGGCAATCAGCATCGAGGATTCTTTTTGGAGGTGTCTAATGCTCATGGAATATAAAATTTTGTGACCATTTGGACTTGGATACCTGTCATCATACTCAGACTAAGCCATTTAACTATTAGAACATAGAGGCATAATCTGCTCATCAGCTTTCAGCTAACATCATGATTTATTTCTTTCGGTTTGtatgaataaaacaatgaataaaactgaaacattttatttaaattataactcTTTTCTTCATATAAATAACGCTCTCATTAAATGTATCTGGAAGCCTCTACATAAACATAGTAAATCTTAAATGTCATACAACTAGGTACAGGATAAAATACAGAAAGTAGCTtagacaaaaattaaaaataacttagaaaTATCGTCGAAATACGCAGTGTATAAACGAAGTCACCCAGTGGATCACTGCAGGCAATCAATGTTCAcctagaaaataaattgtaggttaaccaatattattttttgtggccATAGACACGAGTAGATTAGTAGCATTTAGGCGCCATTTTTTTATAAGGCACAATCTTTTGACATTACTTAAGTAGTTAAGACATATTTCCGATAATGCTAAAAtctaaatttataaatatgttagGCAGTTTTAATTACACCGCTTGGTCTATGAGTAGATActcagattttatttattatgaaaattcaaTAAcgtataggtaataataattcatGATTGTTATTTTGCTTCTTAGTAGATCAATGCCAATAAGTATACAATGactaaataaatcataatacaattttattaaaaaaatattttatcgattatGATCGACTTAATACTTAGAGCTTTTGTGATTATTGTATTGGATTTGACCAATTAAGCATTTCATAActtcttattttattaaatttaagaaatattattcTGTAGGTAATAATAATGTTTCTAAGCACAAATTATAAAAGACACACAAATCATGCAAAAAGATACAATTTAGGAATAATCATGCGATTCCAAAACATTCAAAGCGTAAAACTGTatccaaaatattaaaaatatgatttcgatcaattaattttggcacaaaaaatataaatgtaaaaacacaaaattaaaaataaatcttaaaaccATTCAGTAAAAGGTAAAATGAACATCACAgcaaaattttctaaaatatacaTGGTAGTTTCGATAAAAGTACCTAATATACAAAATTGTATTGAATATcagtaaaataaatcaaaataaaataacgggtgatttttattaaaattatgccaATAAATGCGTCTAGAGATGGACCGATAAattgactatttattttcaaacaatttttcatttaaaaataggcACACTAGCTGGTTAATAAGCTTGTATTGTAAAAAGAAACTTCGTAAACTTGGTTGTCAGTAAATCAGTACATCTCCATGGGAATTTTGTTACATTGTTACACCTATGTTATATTATTAGCATAGCGATAATTGTGATCATTGCCAGCAGCAGACCTAGCAGCGTCAACCAGTCCAAGTCTGCCAGGTGTTGGGAGAACATCAAGGTGTAGGTACAAGCTAACATCAACGTGCCAGAGTCGTGCCAATCGCGCTTCGACTGCGCGCTATCGCCTGTcgaaacaacaaaaacaacgcatacagtaaaaaaaactagttaGTAAAGGCAACTAATACAACAGGGATCGTGAAcacaaaatgaaaacaaaaagctGGATGCAAAATGGTTACAGTGAAAACCATACACCGTGCATGAGAATGGACCACGTACCtctattttctttttgtgaatGGTGAGTTTGCCTTTTAGTTCTCCAGGGAATCACGTTCGTTGGCAGTGAGTTGCTTTGACTAGGAGTACAATCATCCGTTTGGTCTACAGACAACCTTCTCAGTTGCTGATTCATTGTCTGAACTAATTTTGGCGAACTTAACTCATTgcgaattttattttcagactcATTCTCATTATCGGTTTGAGTTCGCGACTTGGGGTTACTGTCCAGTTTAAATATTGTCGCCAGTTCTTCAGAGGAATTATATTCGGTTGAATCAGCAGCATCTTTCTTGGTTTCTAAGTCGTCTTCGTATATAGATAGATTAACGGAAGCCCTATGAGGAACTTCTTGATTACAGATAGTTTGTGAAACTTGGTTCAGTTTTTCAGTGGCTTCTGTTATTCCAGTCATTTTGTCTACGTCACTATTACATTTATCCAGTTTTGGTCCTTTATTCTGTgtgaataatttttcatttacttGACAAATACCAGCAATTAAATCCGATATTCCATCTTTTAGCTCTTTAAAAGCGTTTATCTCATTAATTTCTTTAATCTTATCATCAGAATTCAAGAAAGGATTTAAAGAATTGATCACTGGTGGTTTGATTTCCACTTCATTTTCTTTATCGTTTACTGTCTCAATTTTCACTGAGTCATCTTTAATCGTCACTGGGACGACGTCAGGTATTAACTTACTTTCTGGTATCACAACCATCGTTTCTTGAGCTTTTAACTGTTCTTCGCCTTTTGATATATAACTTGAAAGTTTTAAACTTTCATCTTGGAAATTAAGCTCTTTTTCAAAACTATGTTTTAGCTGATCTTCAACTTTATGTAACTGGTCTGATATAGCTAAAAGACTATCTTCAGTCTTCTTTCCTTTAGAATCTTCGCTGACTTCACTAACCTCTGCCACTGGTTTGTCATCTTTTTGTTCACTTACAACTTCAGACCGAACATTTACGTGCTTAATTTCAGGTGCAGTATCTTCAGAAGACTTGCAAGTTAAACCATTCAAAAAGTTTTGCCGACTATCAGAGATTCGGCTCTGGACATCAGATTTTTTCTCGTTGTTGTTTCTATTTTTATCTAATTCAGCTAGCGCTACTCCTAATTTATTACTGGTGTCCATAGCTTCCTGCGCCAACATGCTAAGAACCTGTTGAAACTCATCTTTTGAAGAACGTTTCGATGCTTGTGGAGATCTGTTTGATGGTGATGAGCTTTTGGACTTATCACATGATGGTGGCTTAGCAAGGTGCTTATCGTCACTATGAATGAATGAATCGTCTTTTGCGAAATGATGGGTGGGTGCATGGGTATTATTGACAAAAAGACTGACAGTGTTGTGTCTTTGCTTTACCTTGTTACGAGGATAGTGGTCCTGCTCGTTGTCGTTATTTTCAAAAGTGTTACGAAGCCGTTTCATGACATCACTGTTACTGTGCGTTTTTTGTAGAGTAGCCATTTTACTCATGTTCAAGGCTTCGTCAATTTCCTTCTGTATCATTGTAAATATATTAGCTGACAGGGATCGAACAGCTCTCTTCTTCTTAAGATTAGCAGCGGAGTCTTTAGTATATGGATATTCACTGTAAGAATGATTGTTATTAATGAGGCCACTATAATCTTCACCGTTAAAGTGTGTAGAATGTCTGTTATCCTTCCTCAAACTTCGATACGCTAAGTCGTCTGATACGAGGTCGGGCGATCTGCGAGGGATAAATCGAGGGCGGCCTTTGTTTTCTGGTGTTGCGTGAAGATAATCACTCTGCGGGGCTGGGGAAACCGGTCCTATAGGTATGCCAAACGGCGGTTGAGGGTCTAAAGTCTTTAATCGACTGTTAGTCTGCTTTATATTTCTGTAAACAACATCGTCATAAACTATATCTGGCTCGTTTCGTTCGGATTGCCTATCATCATCGGACGCATACGGCACATAAACGGGTGACGCTAACATGTAACTTATTTGCGCCTGTGCTTCTTTATAATTAGGTTTTTCCTTTGTTAAGGAATTCATTCTTCGAAATGCCATATCATCTTGCAACTTGTCAGGTAATGTCGACCTTCTTTGCACTCGTCTCAAAGGCGTCGTTGGCTGACTTCGCAGTTGGATCTCGTCATCATTCCCATTCCAATCATTAAATTGGTCGTTGAACTTCGGCGTCATTAATTCGCGACGTTCAGCTCTATCTAACAAATCTTCGTCACCTAAACCTAAACTATTGTAGATGGCTTCTAATTCATTGAGAGCGTCGTCAAGATTTGTAGATTTTCGTCTTTCTGAACTCTTTTCGTCGTCAGATGGCATTTGGTAAACACTGGGAACATACGTATCAGACTTATGTCTAACGTGTGTTTTTGATGTCGGCGATGTAACTGTTTTTGGTGGGTCAACTGTTATGGATCGCTTGTACTCTGTCGTCGCCTTCCAAACTTTGGCACCGTCGGTTGTGTCAACAGAAGAGCTTTTAAAaggagttttgtttttattttgattgtcaGTATTTTCTTGGCCCActttattttgttctaaatACGGAGCTACTCTATTTTGTGTGCTATTTGAGAAGTCACTGCTGCTCCTTGAGTTTGCGTACATATTTTGCTGCCTTCTTTGTCTTTCTGCGTCGTCAATTTTTTTCCAAAAGTCAGACGCGTTGCGTGGTCGTCGATATACACTTTCAGCAACGTTTTGGCCAGCTTGGGAGTCActtaaatattgattttcatGACCATTTTGACTAGTTTTTACGCTAATGGGCCTTCGAGACCGAGGACTTTGATCCGCATAATACAGATAATCATGTCTTAGTTGCACTGGTTCGGGCTTCACAATATTTGTGGGACCTATTGACTTCCTCCAAGGCGGTGAGTTGGCATAGAGGCCGTAATGATTTGGTTCAGCTGACACTGAAGCTGGCCTTCGGGGCTGCTCGTTTCTAATTTGAAAGTTCTGTATATATTCATTGTTCTGCATAGCAATATGATCTTCAGAATTTGATATAGGTCTTCGCAAGCCATTGAAACTGTGACTCAGTGACCTTTCTTGACTTCTCCGCATAACACGTTCGAAATCGTTGTTGGGTACGCCATGTAACTGAACAGTCTGTTGTGAATTGGCTATTCTTTCAGCTATTATGGGGTTATTTTCATAGTACATGGATATAGGAGTTGCGACTTTTCGTTGCATGTCTCGTGGAGGTGGAACAGGCGGTGCTTTTTCTACTCTTTTAACATTCGTTACATTTCCCAATGGAAACTTAACACACATGACGTTATCCGCGTTCTCATACTGATTACTTACACTCCTTTCGCGATTGTTATTAGAATAAAGCATTTCTCTATTAATGTTACTTGTTGGTATGGAATAGTTAATATGCTCATTGTTAACTTTTGCGTTAAAATTGATGGATGATGGATAACTTTGAGTTGAGGGGAATGATGATATTGATTCGGATTTCATAGGACGGCGGTTAACATCATTAGCGTATAATTGTTCTGTTTTCACGTTCTGTGTCTGATCACGTTTGCAGGTTCCGTAGCCACTGCTTTGACTCGTCGGTGTTCTTGTCAACATTTCAACCTCAGCTTTTGTGTAACCTTGCTGTAACAACTCGGCTTCTTTATTAAGTTGATTTTCTTCATCACGAGATAATCTTTTGATATATCTCTCATTCCTAGCACTTCTTGATCTTTTATTTAGTGAGCTATCACGCGAACGCATTAACGAATCTTCACTCCTAAATCGGATCATCAATGATGAATTTGATGATTTGAGTGATTCTTCTTCACTACTTGATTCTCCTTTCATACTATTTCTTAATGCTTCAACTCTGGCTTTCAATCTGCCCTTTCTGGTTTTTCTTGAATGTGACTCCAAGGATGGTCCAGAGGATCTGTTAGAATTATCCTCTCTTAAACTGAGGGATTCTTTGGAAGCTCTGTACATGTCTTGAGTTTTAGCACGATAGTTAATAAAGCCAGCAGATGGATCAGATAGCACGCCATCGTCGGTAACATCTCGAACGTTCGGTTTTGCTAAACTTTGTGCTCTTCTTGAATCTCTGATTACTATATGATCAAAATTGTTGACGGCTGGagcttttttcttctttttagacTTTCTCTTCGATGGGGAACGTGTACTAACTCCTTCGTCGCTTTCCGAAGAGGAACCACTTTCATCTTcctttttctttcttctaaaCAGCTTTCCAATGGACCACTTCttgtctttctttctttctgttTCTTCTGGTTGTGCGGGACGTTCGACGCGGCGTTGGACGGTGGCATATTCTTCTGTGTAGGGACGGTACGTCGCCGTGGGTGCCGATATGTCTCGGTGAGGGACCGGTGGGGAGTTGACAGCCTGAAATGAGACAAATACTAAATTACTATTATGTCACGCGTGGAGTATTTCCAACAGCACCTCGTAATTTAAAACTTCGTTATTTGACCTAGAGTTGGCACCTATTGTGAAGGGACTGAAATGAAAAAACGACGAGTACGTACTATTTAAATAGAGTCATGGAAGTTCACTACTTGTATAATAGGTACCTCGCCCTGCTGTCTAGTAGAATAATTTGCCAAGGTCATTACTTTGGCATGTTgtcaaatgtaaaaatattatgaatttgtgttttgtttgcagAAGTAGGAAgcagttatttaattttttatctcATGTTAAAGTTCAGAGTGATTTCGACCAAGGAGACTGATAAATACGTACTGGTAAACAATGAGAcacttgtaattaaataaattccacGTGATCAACATTCTGCGAAGATCTTAATTAAGAAATATACAGCTGAAATAAATTGTCAAAATATAAACGAGTCCCAAAATATAAAGTGGTATTTCGAGTTTTTTTGCTCCGTTACCTACTACAACAAAGACGCATAGGAAAAAACGCTAACACATGCTATACTCAGATATGTAAAAATCAGAATGTGACTAATGTACTGTAACTAACACAATCAACCATTTCCATTTGTATACGTGTAAGTTTATCCCTTTAATTAATTAACGCATTACTGTAATCATCACTTCGTAATATTCAAACAAATCTAATTTAGGAACTCTGAGTGTGCAGCTAATAAAAGCAGACAAAATGCAATAATGGAAACTATAAATTGATTCAGTCGTATGTTTGCGAAAActcaatttgtttgttttgcatCAAAAGCGATTAATTACGATAACATTTGAACATGCagatttaatgaaaatgcaacAGTGCGCTTATCTGTCGGTTATCTGTAATGTCGGTGATGATACGTATTGACACAATAGggtttatttaatcattaattGTAATAACGTTataaagaaacattatttttgatgCAATTGCCAAGATTAATGTGCctatattcaccaaataaataGGGAAATGAGCCTTCAATAGATATGAATATAATATACTATAGATAAAAACTAATcttctttcatttaaaaatgaagaaaaaaccGAGAAAACTAAAAAGTACATGTCCACAATTCATGTAACTAATTGTTGCATGactaaactaaactaactttAAATAGTATACTACAATAAATAGTCTGCATGAAAAAgtctttaagaataaatacttCTGCCTGATACAGCTGAAAGATCATAGACTCATTTAAAAGTCGACACTCAACAAAAGCTCGACTCTGAAACCAGGGTTAGATATAATCACTTTCAAATATTGGCCATGACTTCGGAATTTTGAGGCCGTGTATAACAGTCATAGAAAATATCATAtcaatttaaattttgaaacaaaaagaaaatgtattagACGACaagagatttttatttaaatatgcgaTATCATTTGTCAACCGACttcttttttcataattaaatctgAAACTTACAGGTAAGAACGATCGAAAATATTCATTGTTTCTCCTCTCAGCAACTTCCAGCATGGCGACCATATTTATCGTAATATAAACACTTATTTAAAGAACATTTACAAATATTCACACCCACTTGCGTACTTTTGGCACCACGATCCTACCGTATGTTTAACACAATATTACACACACTACTACATAACTATAAAATACACACTCATATCATAGTAATATTCATGTATAGTTACGAAAACTTCCACTGAGTTCACTACTTCCAGTCTTTGAGCATCGTTAGTCTCTTAATTAGActaaaatattgctttaaaaCTAACACTACGGCCACACGTAATATCGTATTTTCGTCCCATCTATTTCGCAAATATCTAGAACATTTTTGAGACTTTGTAAATACTACACGAAAATTAATGTAACACTGTTGCAATGTATGTTATAATAGTATACGTCCGTATTATATCACAAcgaaaaacacaaacaaataattggGAAGCTTCGCGTGCGCGTCGCCCCGTGGCTGCGCGCGCGACTCGCCAGCGCAGCGTTGCGCGCGCGGCGTCGACTCGCGATAATTTCGGCCAACTACAGATAGATCCGCGTCCTATCCTATATTTCTTCGCTATAATAACACAGGCGCCCGATGCTCCACAAATCCAACTATTAATACactcacaacatttttttttattaagatgcAATTCTCGTGTCGAGAGTCTTCAGATGTTTTTTTGGACTAATGTTATGAAAATAGACTTGTGTATAGGAAGTGCCGTTAACACTGAACGACTCATATTAAAGTTTAAACATAACGTTATTGATAACGAGCTCAGATGTCGACAGAAGTTTATTAGGTATGAAAGATAACCAACACCAAACAAAAAATCGTAATGGAAGGAATTTTCTTAAATACTGTCAAAGATCAGAGacctaatgtaaaaaaaaaatcgggcgACATTTTAacgtatcaataaaaatatttggaacgcaataaaactaaaaatatctaGGTATGTACCTGAACTGTACCGGCGAGCTAGTCACACGTTTTTTCTAATAAAGCTAAATTCCAATTTGTAAGTAATGAAAGCTTTATAGATAGATCAGCTACTGAAGAAACGAATTGTAATGCAAGACAAGTACAGATACTGCAATAGGCGAGAGAAAATGAAGTGAAGCATCGAAGGGAGATCCAAATTTAACCAGCCTGAGTCAAGTGCACGTTGTTCATTTTGAAATACTATTCACTATAACTAACTATGTTGAAGATATAGACGAGGTCACTGCTAGCAGACATTCGTGAGCTGCGGATATCATGAAAACAGACGATAATTTGTTTACGTGTCGAACCATTGATGTATGTTCCTGGTGCTTGGTGCGTTTATAATTTGACTGAAAGGAATGCGCGATTGGTTGTGAAATGAATACGGAGCAGGTTATCTTAATTTAGATAGACACGCTGTATTTCATTGAGTGCGAGttatgatttatatttattaacagtATGAATGAACTGTTGGTGATTAGAAAAATATGTTGCTATTCAAGCGAtgaagtctattgaaataatatcaaCGTACATAGCTACATGTGCAAAACACATGTTCATTGGTTCCTACGGAGATATGTTTAGGACATTGGGAAGTAAAACAAATGCAAAACGTATATTTAGTTGGAATTGTTTCTATAAGCATCAATCTTGGGATCGTA
This genomic window contains:
- the LOC124635136 gene encoding uncharacterized protein LOC124635136 isoform X4, with amino-acid sequence MVAMLEVAERRNNEYFRSFLPAVNSPPVPHRDISAPTATYRPYTEEYATVQRRVERPAQPEETERKKDKKWSIGKLFRRKKKEDESGSSSESDEGVSTRSPSKRKSKKKKKAPAVNNFDHIVIRDSRRAQSLAKPNVRDVTDDGVLSDPSAGFINYRAKTQDMYRASKESLSLREDNSNRSSGPSLESHSRKTRKGRLKARVEALRNSMKGESSSEEESLKSSNSSLMIRFRSEDSLMRSRDSSLNKRSRSARNERYIKRLSRDEENQLNKEAELLQQGYTKAEVEMLTRTPTSQSSGYGTCKRDQTQNVKTEQLYANDVNRRPMKSESISSFPSTQSYPSSINFNAKVNNEHINYSIPTSNINREMLYSNNNRERSVSNQYENADNVMCVKFPLGNVTNVKRVEKAPPVPPPRDMQRKVATPISMYYENNPIIAERIANSQQTVQLHGVPNNDFERVMRRSQERSLSHSFNGLRRPISNSEDHIAMQNNEYIQNFQIRNEQPRRPASVSAEPNHYGLYANSPPWRKSIGPTNIVKPEPVQLRHDYLYYADQSPRSRRPISVKTSQNGHENQYLSDSQAGQNVAESVYRRPRNASDFWKKIDDAERQRRQQNMYANSRSSSDFSNSTQNRVAPYLEQNKVGQENTDNQNKNKTPFKSSSVDTTDGAKVWKATTEYKRSITVDPPKTVTSPTSKTHVRHKSDTYVPSVYQMPSDDEKSSERRKSTNLDDALNELEAIYNSLGLGDEDLLDRAERRELMTPKFNDQFNDWNGNDDEIQLRSQPTTPLRRVQRRSTLPDKLQDDMAFRRMNSLTKEKPNYKEAQAQISYMLASPVYVPYASDDDRQSERNEPDIVYDDVVYRNIKQTNSRLKTLDPQPPFGIPIGPVSPAPQSDYLHATPENKGRPRFIPRRSPDLVSDDLAYRSLRKDNRHSTHFNGEDYSGLINNNHSYSEYPYTKDSAANLKKKRAVRSLSANIFTMIQKEIDEALNMSKMATLQKTHSNSDVMKRLRNTFENNDNEQDHYPRNKVKQRHNTVSLFVNNTHAPTHHFAKDDSFIHSDDKHLAKPPSCDKSKSSSPSNRSPQASKRSSKDEFQQVLSMLAQEAMDTSNKLGVALAELDKNRNNNEKKSDVQSRISDSRQNFLNGLTCKSSEDTAPEIKHVNVRSEVVSEQKDDKPVAEVSEVSEDSKGKKTEDSLLAISDQLHKVEDQLKHSFEKELNFQDESLKLSSYISKGEEQLKAQETMVVIPESKLIPDVVPVTIKDDSVKIETVNDKENEVEIKPPVINSLNPFLNSDDKIKEINEINAFKELKDGISDLIAGICQVNEKLFTQNKGPKLDKCNSDVDKMTGITEATEKLNQVSQTICNQEVPHRASVNLSIYEDDLETKKDAADSTEYNSSEELATIFKLDSNPKSRTQTDNENESENKIRNELSSPKLVQTMNQQLRRLSVDQTDDCTPSQSNSLPTNVIPWRTKRQTHHSQKENRGEH
- the LOC124635136 gene encoding uncharacterized protein LOC124635136 isoform X1, yielding MVAMLEVAERRNNEYFRSFLPAVNSPPVPHRDISAPTATYRPYTEEYATVQRRVERPAQPEETERKKDKKWSIGKLFRRKKKEDESGSSSESDEGVSTRSPSKRKSKKKKKAPAVNNFDHIVIRDSRRAQSLAKPNVRDVTDDGVLSDPSAGFINYRAKTQDMYRASKESLSLREDNSNRSSGPSLESHSRKTRKGRLKARVEALRNSMKGESSSEEESLKSSNSSLMIRFRSEDSLMRSRDSSLNKRSRSARNERYIKRLSRDEENQLNKEAELLQQGYTKAEVEMLTRTPTSQSSGYGTCKRDQTQNVKTEQLYANDVNRRPMKSESISSFPSTQSYPSSINFNAKVNNEHINYSIPTSNINREMLYSNNNRERSVSNQYENADNVMCVKFPLGNVTNVKRVEKAPPVPPPRDMQRKVATPISMYYENNPIIAERIANSQQTVQLHGVPNNDFERVMRRSQERSLSHSFNGLRRPISNSEDHIAMQNNEYIQNFQIRNEQPRRPASVSAEPNHYGLYANSPPWRKSIGPTNIVKPEPVQLRHDYLYYADQSPRSRRPISVKTSQNGHENQYLSDSQAGQNVAESVYRRPRNASDFWKKIDDAERQRRQQNMYANSRSSSDFSNSTQNRVAPYLEQNKVGQENTDNQNKNKTPFKSSSVDTTDGAKVWKATTEYKRSITVDPPKTVTSPTSKTHVRHKSDTYVPSVYQMPSDDEKSSERRKSTNLDDALNELEAIYNSLGLGDEDLLDRAERRELMTPKFNDQFNDWNGNDDEIQLRSQPTTPLRRVQRRSTLPDKLQDDMAFRRMNSLTKEKPNYKEAQAQISYMLASPVYVPYASDDDRQSERNEPDIVYDDVVYRNIKQTNSRLKTLDPQPPFGIPIGPVSPAPQSDYLHATPENKGRPRFIPRRSPDLVSDDLAYRSLRKDNRHSTHFNGEDYSGLINNNHSYSEYPYTKDSAANLKKKRAVRSLSANIFTMIQKEIDEALNMSKMATLQKTHSNSDVMKRLRNTFENNDNEQDHYPRNKVKQRHNTVSLFVNNTHAPTHHFAKDDSFIHSDDKHLAKPPSCDKSKSSSPSNRSPQASKRSSKDEFQQVLSMLAQEAMDTSNKLGVALAELDKNRNNNEKKSDVQSRISDSRQNFLNGLTCKSSEDTAPEIKHVNVRSEVVSEQKDDKPVAEVSEVSEDSKGKKTEDSLLAISDQLHKVEDQLKHSFEKELNFQDESLKLSSYISKGEEQLKAQETMVVIPESKLIPDVVPVTIKDDSVKIETVNDKENEVEIKPPVINSLNPFLNSDDKIKEINEINAFKELKDGISDLIAGICQVNEKLFTQNKGPKLDKCNSDVDKMTGITEATEKLNQVSQTICNQEVPHRASVNLSIYEDDLETKKDAADSTEYNSSEELATIFKLDSNPKSRTQTDNENESENKIRNELSSPKLVQTMNQQLRRLSVDQTDDCTPSQSNSLPTNVIPWRTKRQTHHSQKENRGDSAQSKRDWHDSGTLMLACTYTLMFSQHLADLDWLTLLGLLLAMITIIAMLII